The genomic DNA CGTCGCCCCTCGCGTACTTTTTCTTGCACTGCTTGCAAGGGTCGTCTTTGTAGCGCGGATCCCGCACCCACAGCGAGTCGCACGGTCGGATGTCGTAATGTTCGATGATGAATTTGAAATAGCAGGAGGTGCATTTTAGGGCAGCGAGAGATCGGGTCGTCAGATACTTGAATATCTTCACCAGGATGTGATGGGGCAAGAAAGCCATGTACTGCTGAGGCTCCAAGAGCTGTTGGATCTTAAATCGGGTCTCGAGAAAATCGTGAGACGCCTGCCTCTTTACGGAGGACGCGTCGAGTACCTGAGTGACGGTTCCAAGTGAGGAGATGGAAACGGCGTATTGTGCAATCATCGAGCTATTCTGCATACACAGAGCATTGTCAAAGACGCGTTTCTCTGGGGCGTCCGCCTGCGACTTTACTTCAGGGCTGATCCGTACATGTGCGTGGGTTGATTCATTTTGATCATTTTGAAAAAACAAGACCCCGGGTGAAGGGTCCCCTGATAAAGCTTTGTCCGGTGTGTGTCCTATATCCTGTGTGTGCATTAATACATCCGCAGTCTTATGGGAGGGATCAGGGATCCTATCTGAACTCTCCGATTTTTCATCAGCTGCACAATCATTCACCGCCTGACTCTCGTAAGAGTCAGTGACACATTCAACAGCTTTTATACAGACAGAAATAGATAATTTACAAGGATCCACAGTTATCGCAATATCGCCCCTACACCTCATCTTCAGATAAGTCTCTCTCACGAGCTCAAGGTCTACGTTGGCCACAAAAAAGTCTTCTATAGGCGGCAGAGACTCAGAATCTTGAGGCTTGGGTGGAGCACAGTTTTCCCATGATTTCATCGGAGAAGGGTCTTCCTCATTTTGCAAGACATTTTTCTCcaccccagaagcagcagcagagtAATTTTCAGGATCAGAAGCATCATCATCTTGAGGAGGACTCGCTCCTTGCTGCGAGCCGCTGGCAAGCAACATCCGGCCGACGTTCCTTCTGAAACTATTGTTTCTGGAAAGTCCTCCTGAATCGCGATCGGTCTGGTGCCTCAAACATTCAGACTCCAGTTTAGCGACCATTTCCAAGACACACACGGACTCCAGTTCAGCCTTCTCTGAAGTGTCTCTCTCAGAACGGTTTTCACTGGCTGCGAGTGCCATCAAGGAGACGGACGGAAGGGCACATTTAGAATTTCCAGTGGGTTTTgaaggattggaaaaaggtttagcACAATCAGAAAGTAACGCACTTGCTCTTTGCTCCAGAAAAGCCACCATCTCTATCACCGAAAGGGGTCTCCCGGGAAGAATGCCATCATTCTCGGTGACAAAATTTATTGAACAGTCTTCCACACCACTTGGGAAAGACTCGGCGAGGAGGCACTTTTTCTGCGCTTCCTGCACCTTCTCCAGATGGTTCTTTACACGTTTGAGGTCCACAGATTTCTTTCGCCTTTTGGCAGCTCTTCCGCTCATGTCCCCAGTGTTTTTAATTTTCATGGAGCTGTTCCTATTGCTGCAGCAGTGATGAGAGGCAAAAAAGGCAATCTTCTCTTTTGTGTTTCCGGGCTTGATGAGTGCACAACTATCCAATGGGACCTCTCCTTCGTCTCCCTGATGGATGGTCGCAGGTGGAACATTCTTGGCCTTGACCTCAAAGCTATTGGAGGAGCTCATCCCTGCTGTATTGCACATGGTGTTCGGAGACAGCGTGGCCAATGGCCTGCGGGGGGGATTGTCCATACAGGGTAAACAATTCTTGGTGGCCACATTACGCTTGTCTTCTTTTGCCGAGCTTTGGTTGTTCAGATGCATGCCTTTGTTTGATCTTGGTTCTAGGAGAGATTCTTTTTTCTGTATCTTGTGATATGGCTTTAAATGCATTCCAGAAGCCCTGCAAAACATATGTACACAGTCAAAAACGCAGcgatttacagtacaagcaaagtggatggcattaaaatctcctgccctctgtgcctctatgCTGCCTGTAAAACATTTTTCGCTTTTTATACTGTATTTGTGAGTCCCCTTAGGGtacttgaacctgcaatcattAACCTCTTGTGATATACACTGCAGTGCATTAGCACTACTACATATAGCAAAAAAGGGTTTTTTAtgctgcgtaaactgacctgcggtgcggttttcaaaatctgcagcatgtcaaattTCTTTTGCTGAAACTGTCAGTTTTCTGTatggaatttccccatagacttgcattagatgcggaaaacaCGCATGCATTTTTAGTGTGTTTCTATCTGGGAAAAGCATCCAAGACACATGTAACCCACACCCACGAATGTCAATACcatgaagtttcaaaaacaaaacagaTTTAAAAAGGATGACacaccaaaaggcaaatcacccgaatgacgtcaccgctgatcgcacggctcactgcttttctgtcttatttcaaataaagtattttttcggtgtttgtgtttatttcttctcacttacagattagtaatgggagagtgGTCTCAGattcctctcattactaatctagggcttagtggcagctgtgagcggtcagtaaccccttattacccagattgccaccgcaccagggcaaatcgggaaaagcTGGGTGTTTAGCCAgcactgtcacatctaatagatgcaacaattccgggcagctgtaggctgctatttttaggctggggtgcccaATAAGCATGAGAACACCAGCCCAAAACTGTCTGGCTTCATCATGACTGGGATTCAAaattggggggaagggggggggtaaCCACACgctgttttaacatttttttttttgtttaaaaaactaaaaaaaaaaaaaaaaaaaaaaaaaaaggcacattaatttttttcttattttgatacacagccaagataagcgcagg from Anomaloglossus baeobatrachus isolate aAnoBae1 chromosome 12, aAnoBae1.hap1, whole genome shotgun sequence includes the following:
- the FBXO34 gene encoding F-box only protein 34, which codes for MSSSRAGLHREPLKLHSYQHVKRASGMHLKPYHKIQKKESLLEPRSNKGMHLNNQSSAKEDKRNVATKNCLPCMDNPPRRPLATLSPNTMCNTAGMSSSNSFEVKAKNVPPATIHQGDEGEVPLDSCALIKPGNTKEKIAFFASHHCCSNRNSSMKIKNTGDMSGRAAKRRKKSVDLKRVKNHLEKVQEAQKKCLLAESFPSGVEDCSINFVTENDGILPGRPLSVIEMVAFLEQRASALLSDCAKPFSNPSKPTGNSKCALPSVSLMALAASENRSERDTSEKAELESVCVLEMVAKLESECLRHQTDRDSGGLSRNNSFRRNVGRMLLASGSQQGASPPQDDDASDPENYSAAASGVEKNVLQNEEDPSPMKSWENCAPPKPQDSESLPPIEDFFVANVDLELVRETYLKMRCRGDIAITVDPCKLSISVCIKAVECVTDSYESQAVNDCAADEKSESSDRIPDPSHKTADVLMHTQDIGHTPDKALSGDPSPGVLFFQNDQNESTHAHVRISPEVKSQADAPEKRVFDNALCMQNSSMIAQYAVSISSLGTVTQVLDASSVKRQASHDFLETRFKIQQLLEPQQYMAFLPHHILVKIFKYLTTRSLAALKCTSCYFKFIIEHYDIRPCDSLWVRDPRYKDDPCKQCKKKYARGDVSLCLWHPKPYCQALPYGPGFWMCCHMSQKESRGCRVGLHDNHWVPAFHSFNRTVCKKARETEFEED